The following DNA comes from Deltaproteobacteria bacterium.
CTCCCGCTCAAGAAGAGAAAAATGTATTTATCTTCCGGAGAGAAGCTGAATGAATTCCTGGACTCCTATATAAACCAAAAGATTATCTACGAGGAAGCGCTCAAAAGGGGAATCGACCGCAGGGAAGATATAATCGAGAGGACAGAGAGCTTCAAAAAACAGCTCGTGGGACAGGCGTTTGCTCAGGATATATTGAATGACATCAACATCGGTGAAAGGGATATTCAGAAATATTATGACACCAACAAGGAAGACTTCGAGCGCGTAGGTATAAGCGTAATATTTATTAAGCCCAAGCCGAAAGAAGGTCTCACGAAACAGGACGCATTCGCACGGGCCGAGATGGTTTCAGAAAGGGCTCAGGCCGGAGAAGACTTTGAAAAGCTCACCCGTGAATACTCCGATGATATGGAGTCGATTAAAATGGCGGGCAAGGTAGGCTACGTTGAGAAAGGCCGGTACCCTGTCCACATCGAAGAGAAAATTTTCTCTATGGCACAGGGAGAAATATCAAAACCGCTGGAAGTTGAAGACGGATTCTATATAATTAAAATAGACGAAACGGCGGGCACTGTCCCGGACGGACAGATAAAAAGAAAAATACGGTCCGAATTAGTCAATAAAAAAGTGATAGAATACGTCAACGGTTTGAGGAAGGATTGGGGCGTTTTGACCTATAAAGAGAGATTAGAGGAGAAAGTTAAAAGTGACTAACAAAAAAACAGGATTTTTGACAGCATTAGTTCTCTTACTTATTTTGCCTGTCTTTAAGACGGCAGAGTCACGAGAGACAGTGGACAGGGTCGTAGCAATCGTCAATGATGACATCATCACACTGTCAGAAGTCAGAGAGATGGCTCTCAGCATCAACCTGACATCAACCGAGGAGATAAACGAACGATCGGTGCTCCAGCAAATGATCGAACAGAAGATCTTTGAACAGCAAGCAGAAAAACTCGGCATCAAAGTTACGGAAGCCGAACTCGATGCGAGCATAGAGCAGGTAAAGAGGAAGTACAATCTGAATGATGAGCAGATGGAGGAGGTTTTAAAGAAACAAAACCTGACCCCCGA
Coding sequences within:
- a CDS encoding peptidylprolyl isomerase, yielding MKLIIFLSALAVLAGCGDFNNFYREKKTNSESRPGGPGVVAVIGSEGITLDELMEAVNKLPLKKRKMYLSSGEKLNEFLDSYINQKIIYEEALKRGIDRREDIIERTESFKKQLVGQAFAQDILNDINIGERDIQKYYDTNKEDFERVGISVIFIKPKPKEGLTKQDAFARAEMVSERAQAGEDFEKLTREYSDDMESIKMAGKVGYVEKGRYPVHIEEKIFSMAQGEISKPLEVEDGFYIIKIDETAGTVPDGQIKRKIRSELVNKKVIEYVNGLRKDWGVLTYKERLEEKVKSD